The genomic interval CATCAGGAACTGCTGGTGCGAGATGTTCCAGGCATAGGCGCCGGCGAGCGGAAACGCCAGGCAGTCGCCCGGCGCCAGGGCCGCGACCGGTTGTGCGCGCGCCAGCACGTCCTTGGGCGTGCACAGCTGGCCGACCAAGGTCACCTTCGTGTCGCGCAGCAGCGGCGGCTGCATGCCGCGCAGCACCAGGAACGGATGATCGTGGGCTTGCGCGGCCGGGGTGCGGAAGTGATGGGTGCCGCCGCGGCCGATGGCGAAATAATCGCCATGGCTGCGTTTGATATCGAGCACCTCCATCAGGTACCAGCCGCAGCTCGCGCTAACGTAGCGGCCCGGCTCCAGGCGTAGGCGCAGGCCGTCGCCATGCGTGCGCAGCAGCGCCGGCAGGCCGGCGCAGAACCCGGACCAGTCGAACGAGGCCGCCGCATCGGCGTAGTTCACGCCGAAGCCGCCGCCGGCGTTCACCGTCAGCGGACCCAGCGCGTAGGCCTGGCGCCAGCCCTGTACGGTCTGCAGATAGCCGGCGACCAGGCGCAGCTGCGCCTGCGCGTCGCACTGGTGCGACAGCAGATGGAAGTGGAAGCCGGCCAGCTGCAGCGCCGGCGCGTCGCGCAGCAGGTGCATGGCCGCGTCCAGGTCGAGCGCGTCCAGCCCGAACGGCGAGGGCCGCCCGCCCATCACCAGGCGCGTGTCCTGCATGCCGGGCACGGCGATGTTCATGCGCAGGAACACCGCCACGCGGCGCCCGGCGTGCGCGGCGATGCGCGCCAGCCGCTGCAGTTCGCCCAGGCTTTCCACGTGCAGCGTGCACGCGGGAAGCGAGGTGGCCAGGTGCAGTTCGGCGTCGAGCTTGCCGGGGCCGCCGAACAGCAATGGCCGCCC from Xanthomonas sp. DAR 34887 carries:
- a CDS encoding type III PLP-dependent enzyme, with translation MSLRIDSAPLAAALAQLRERSDGPVCAYVYDLAALRRHAQAMRAQLPAECELYYAAKANAEPPLLRTLAPWVDGFEAASGGELQWLSDHQPGRPLLFGGPGKLDAELHLATSLPACTLHVESLGELQRLARIAAHAGRRVAVFLRMNIAVPGMQDTRLVMGGRPSPFGLDALDLDAAMHLLRDAPALQLAGFHFHLLSHQCDAQAQLRLVAGYLQTVQGWRQAYALGPLTVNAGGGFGVNYADAAASFDWSGFCAGLPALLRTHGDGLRLRLEPGRYVSASCGWYLMEVLDIKRSHGDYFAIGRGGTHHFRTPAAQAHDHPFLVLRGMQPPLLRDTKVTLVGQLCTPKDVLARAQPVAALAPGDCLAFPLAGAYAWNISHQQFLMHPPPQMLFVDDAG